The following are encoded together in the Sparus aurata chromosome 1, fSpaAur1.1, whole genome shotgun sequence genome:
- the LOC115580047 gene encoding ETS-related transcription factor Elf-2 isoform X5, whose amino-acid sequence MATSQHEGHANQLDLLIRAVEASVHGTSIHCSDKTFEAAEALLRMDSPSSLREDRSPEAFVPPCVATPDFLHAAMRPDMITETEVEISTEECCEEEDEEIGTLLEEPEPGHEPVRKRRAGRKPKTHPSSISNGSPDLGIKKKPREGKAGSTTYLWEFLLDLLQDKNTCPRYIKWTQREKGIFKLVDSKAVSKLWGKHKNKPDMNYETMGRALRYYYQRGILAKVEGQRLVYQFKEMPKNIVIIDDDKADMPSPDDLIGSETSSYERVLPSPDVLLQASDLSSSKKPNILRGNRANVVHAPVPTGNKTLAGGVAGISRIVAVSAASDGSQAQQSHAAIISNASGPRTVRVAMQVPVVMTTSLGQKISTVAVQQQAGTTGAGGHTTLLTNTSAIGGAGNTNSQQKVVIQTIPTMVPATAENGDKITVQLAKIITIPAHQLAQCQLQTSTGTNKSGVGASPTGISLLGSPLTVRALAPVNVAPGTQVMRLTVPTQAQQQTLVVSQPGSGAGVVTVSAANQTLTAQPRLISGVINGSELVIGAPAVGALEKLKAAGVQVQAVQVPVTVQQNVQSEAMDTEVVIKLETPDVTMKSEEPEC is encoded by the exons ATGGCGACTTCACAGCATGAGGGGCACGCAAACCAGCTCGATTTACTCATCAGAGCCG tggagGCATCTGTCCATGGCACCAGCATCCACTGCTCTGACAAGACCTTTGAGGCTGCAGAGGCTCTGCTACGCATGGATTCACCATCCAGCCTCAGAGAAGACCGCAGCCCAG AAGCTTTTGTCCCACCCTGCGTAGCGACACCAGACTTCCTTCACGCTGCCATGCGTCCTGACATGATCACAGAAACAGAGGTGGAGATATCAACAGAAGAGTGTtgtgaggaggaagatgaggagatTGGCACCCTGCTTGAGGAACCAGAACCCGGCCACGAGCCtgtcaggaagaggagag cagGACGGAAGCCAAAGACGCATCCGTCATCCATTTCCAACGGCTCACCAGACCTCGGCATCAAGAAGAAACCAAGAGAGGGGAAAG CAGGGAGCACAACCTACCTGTGGGAGTTCTTGTTGGACCTCCTCCAGGACAAGAACACCTGTCCTAGATACATCAAGTGGACCCAGAGAGAGAAGGGCATCTTCAAACTGGTCGACTCAAAGGCTGTGTCCAAACTGTGGGGCAAACACAAGAACAAGCCTGACATGAACTATGAGACCATGGGACGGGCACTCAG ATATTACTACCAGCGGGGGATCCTCGCCAAGGTAGAGGGCCAACGCCTAGTTTACCAGTTCAAAGAGATGCCCAAAAACATAGTCATTATCGACGATGACAAGGCTGACATGCcctcccctgatgatctgattGGCTCAGAGACCTCATCCTATGAGCGCGTGCTGCCCTCGCCAGATGTGCTGCTGCAGGCGAGCGATCTGTCATCTTCCAAGAAGCCCAACATCCTGCGGGGTAACAGGGCAAACGTGGTCCACGCTCCTGTTCCCACAGGCAACAAGACATTGGCAGGAGGCGTGGCAGGGATATCGAGGATAGTGGCAGTTTCAGCAGCATCAGATGGGAGTCAGGCCCAGCAGTCTCACGCGGCTATCATCTCTAACGCCAGTGGGCCAAG GACGGTGCGGGTGGCTATGCAGGTGCCTGTGGTCATGACAACATCGCTGGGTCAGAAGATTTCCACCGTTgctgtgcagcagcaggcaggAACGACAGGGGCAGGCGGCCACACCACCCTCCTCACCAACACTTCGGCTATTGGTGGTGCTGGGAACACCAACTCACAACAGAAG GTTGTGATCCAGACCATCCCCACCATGGTCCCAGCCACCGCAGAGAACGGGGACAAGATCACTGTCCAGCTGGCTAAGATCATCACAATCCCAGCCCACCAGTTAGCTCAGTGTCAGCTCCAGACCTCCACGGGCACAAACAAGTCCGGTGTCGGGGCCTCACCAACGGGCATCAGCCTCCTCGGGAGCCCCCTGACGGTCCGGGCCCTGGCACCCGTCAACGTCGCTCCGGGAACGCAAGTGATGAGACTCACCGTACCAACGCAGGCACAACAACAGACTCTTGTGGTGTCACAGCCGGGCAGTGGGGCGGGGGTTGTAACCGTatcagcagccaatcagacgtTGACGGCACAGCCTCGGCTCATAAGCGGCGTCATTAACGGTTCTGAGCTGGTCATAGGAGCACCAGCGGTCGGGGCACTAGAGAAGCTGAAGGCTGCAGGAGTCCAGGTCCAAGCTGTGCAGGTGCCGGTGACAGTCCAGCAGAATGTCCAATCAGAGGCCATGGACACTGAAGTGGTAATCAAACTAGAAACGCCTGACGTGACGATGAAGTCGGAAGAGCCTGAGTGTTGA